Part of the Tolypothrix sp. PCC 7910 genome, CTTTTAAGTTAAGTGGCAATTCAAAATCTGTTAAATCAAAGCAAATTATATCTATGCAAGCGGCATAAATATAACTACCCTGTATAATTTGAAACTTTTTATTTTAGAAAAATACTTGAAAAATGCTGATGACAGTTCTCACAGCGGAATTTATATTTTAATTAATCGGAAGTTATGATATGATTACAGCCAACTACTAGGACTTTCTCCGTAAATATACTATACTCTAATTATTAAATCTATGAATTCATAAAATACAGACAAATTTGATTATTTTAGCTGTTTGCCATTAGTAATAATTCTTAAACACTTAATTAATAAAGTATCAGTCTCAAAATCTATAGTTTAGATACTAATAATATTTTCTTTACTGTCATGCTTAAAGAGTATCTAACTTAACGACTAAGTTTATTTAAGCAATGAGAAACTATATTTAATTGAATGTAGTCTATTTAGTTTATGGCATCAAACAGTAACAGCCAGAGAGTTGATAATTTAACTTTTTCTTAAAAAGAAAAAAATCACTCTCAGTAGTACAATATACTTGATAAACTATGAAACTGAATAATTCGTTAAATGCTGGGAGCTTATATATAGCATAGTGCATACGACAATTTAAGTGTCAACCTCTTGCATAAAAGCAAAACAAAGCTTATTACTAATAGGTAAAGAGCTTGCAAATTAATCAACTGACTAGATAAGGTAGCTGACTTAGTTCGGTAATCGTACTAGCATACATCTTGAAAAGTACATTCACTTAATTATGATTGTACTGTTTCGTAGATTTAACTATTGATATTTACAAGTACAAATTCTGACCTTTGCAGTTTTGGTCTTGGGCATTCCACATTACCAAAAATTGTCAGGGTAGTATTTATTGTGAAGCCAGATAATCTAGGTTTCAGTGAAACTTGTTATATCTATATGACCGAATGCTAAATTATCTGTTAATCTTGATTCAAATTTCGGGATTATCAATATTTATCTTTGTATCTAAGTATCTAGAGAAAATGTGTTATAACTTACCGTCAGGTACTTAACTGATGGTTAGTCCCTTGAAGGAGCTATTTTAAGTGGAAAACAGTAAGTCGTTTTTTTGGCCACAAGGAATATTGATTGCATTAGTTGCCTTATTTGGGACTTTCAGTCTTGGTTTGATGATGCTTGTCAAACCAAATGCCTCTGATGCTCAAAGTCAGCCTAGTATAAGTGAAACTACCGTATCTGCTCAAGCAGGAACTCAACAGCGGATAGAAAGTTTAAAGGCGACAATGCTGACAAGCTGGCAACAACAAGCCCAAGCTAAGGGTATGGCTTATCCTTTACCAGACAGTTTTCTAGGGGCAACCATCAAAGAAGCAAAACTTACTCAAGGGCAAAAAGTCATTGCACTGACTTTTGATGATGGCCCTTGGCCTGAAAGTACTGCACAAGTACTAGATATTCTTAAAAAAAATGATATTAAAGCGACATTTTTTGTTGTTGGTCAAAATGTCAAAAATTTTCCTGATCTGTTGAAGCGGGTAGTGGCTGATGGCCACATTGTTGCCAACCATACCTGGCATCACTGGTATCATTTTATGAATCCACAAACCGCTGCTTATGAAATCGACCACACAACAGACATCATTTTTAAAACAACTGGTGTCAAAACAAATCTGTTTCGTCCACCCGGAGGCATAATGCATAATGGCGTAGCTAATTATGCAAAAAATAGTAAGTATGCACTTATCATGTGGTCTTCTGACTCTATGGACTACTCCCGTCCTAGTGTGCCACGGTTAATCAATAATGTTTTCCGAGAAGCAAAACCAGGCGGAATCGTTTTGATGCATGATGGTGGTGGCAATCGTTCGCAGACAGTGGAAGCTTTACCAACTATTATTGCTAGATTTAAGAAGGAAGGTT contains:
- a CDS encoding polysaccharide deacetylase family protein, coding for MENSKSFFWPQGILIALVALFGTFSLGLMMLVKPNASDAQSQPSISETTVSAQAGTQQRIESLKATMLTSWQQQAQAKGMAYPLPDSFLGATIKEAKLTQGQKVIALTFDDGPWPESTAQVLDILKKNDIKATFFVVGQNVKNFPDLLKRVVADGHIVANHTWHHWYHFMNPQTAAYEIDHTTDIIFKTTGVKTNLFRPPGGIMHNGVANYAKNSKYALIMWSSDSMDYSRPSVPRLINNVFREAKPGGIVLMHDGGGNRSQTVEALPTIIARFKKEGYSFVTIPELLEMQDKEQKLIANKK